In Phalacrocorax aristotelis chromosome 6, bGulAri2.1, whole genome shotgun sequence, one DNA window encodes the following:
- the GORAB gene encoding RAB6-interacting golgin isoform X4 has protein sequence MAEAWAGFSQEELRRLRGQRPDLYEPSKQQHHPHTVNKSRKQTQREKAFQQQCQKLGLQGGAASVPPEQLLSAPEHKPGHPKQPVPPSHPPSAGDQRQSDNRDQQKEVTPVDPCNGSDNAQTHPAKTNSKVEKKKVALLVSRQEKSRWEILQQEQRLIEEKNKRKKALLAKAIAERSKRTQAETVKLKRIQKELQALDDMVSADIGILRNRIDQASLDYSYARCPQLLLKRI, from the exons ATGGCCGAGGCCTGGGCCGGCTTCTCGCAGGAGGAGCTGCGGCGCCTGCGAGGCCAGCGCCCAG ATTTGTATGAACCCTCGAAGCAGCAGCATCACCCCCACACTGTGAATAAGAGTCGGAAGcaaacacaaagagaaaaagcctTCCAGCAGCAATGTCAGAAGCTGGGACTGCAGGGTGGAGCAGCCTCTGTTCCTCCTGAGCAGTTGCTTTCTGCACCAGAACACAAGCCTGGTCATCCTAAGCAGCCTGTGCCACCATCTCATCCTCCTTCAGCAGGAGATCAAAGGCAAAGTGACAACCGAGACCAGCAGAAGGAAGTGACTCCAGTAGATCCTTGTAATGGCAGTGACAATGCGCAGACCCACCCTGCAAAGACGAACTCCaaagtggagaaaaagaaagtggcATTGTTAGTAAGTCG GCAGGAGAAATCACGATGGGAAATACTCCAGCAAGAGCAGCGGCTGATAGAAGAGAAGAATAAACGCAAAAAGGCACTCCTGGCCAAAGCTATTGCTGAGAG ATCCAAAAGAACTCAAGCTGAAACAGTGAAACTGAAAAGGATTCAGAAGGAGTTACAAGCTCTGGATGACATGGTATCTGCTGACATTGGCATCCTGCGGAACCGCATTGATCAGGCCAGCTTGGACTACTCCTATGCTCG ctgcccccAGTTGCTCCTCAAGAGAATCTAA
- the GORAB gene encoding RAB6-interacting golgin isoform X7, with product MAEAWAGFSQEELRRLRGQRPDLYEPSKQQHHPHTVNKSRKQTQREKAFQQQCQKLGLQGGAASVPPEQLLSAPEHKPGHPKQPVPPSHPPSAGDQRQSDNRDQQKEVTPVDPCNGSDNAQTHPAKTNSKVEKKKVALQEKSRWEILQQEQRLIEEKNKRKKALLAKAIAERSKRTQAETVKLKRIQKELQALDDMVSADIGILRNRIDQASLDYSYAR from the exons ATGGCCGAGGCCTGGGCCGGCTTCTCGCAGGAGGAGCTGCGGCGCCTGCGAGGCCAGCGCCCAG ATTTGTATGAACCCTCGAAGCAGCAGCATCACCCCCACACTGTGAATAAGAGTCGGAAGcaaacacaaagagaaaaagcctTCCAGCAGCAATGTCAGAAGCTGGGACTGCAGGGTGGAGCAGCCTCTGTTCCTCCTGAGCAGTTGCTTTCTGCACCAGAACACAAGCCTGGTCATCCTAAGCAGCCTGTGCCACCATCTCATCCTCCTTCAGCAGGAGATCAAAGGCAAAGTGACAACCGAGACCAGCAGAAGGAAGTGACTCCAGTAGATCCTTGTAATGGCAGTGACAATGCGCAGACCCACCCTGCAAAGACGAACTCCaaagtggagaaaaagaaagtggcATT GCAGGAGAAATCACGATGGGAAATACTCCAGCAAGAGCAGCGGCTGATAGAAGAGAAGAATAAACGCAAAAAGGCACTCCTGGCCAAAGCTATTGCTGAGAG ATCCAAAAGAACTCAAGCTGAAACAGTGAAACTGAAAAGGATTCAGAAGGAGTTACAAGCTCTGGATGACATGGTATCTGCTGACATTGGCATCCTGCGGAACCGCATTGATCAGGCCAGCTTGGACTACTCCTATGCTCGGTAA
- the GORAB gene encoding RAB6-interacting golgin isoform X1 — protein MAEAWAGFSQEELRRLRGQRPDLYEPSKQQHHPHTVNKSRKQTQREKAFQQQCQKLGLQGGAASVPPEQLLSAPEHKPGHPKQPVPPSHPPSAGDQRQSDNRDQQKEVTPVDPCNGSDNAQTHPAKTNSKVEKKKVALLVSRQEKSRWEILQQEQRLIEEKNKRKKALLAKAIAERSKRTQAETVKLKRIQKELQALDDMVSADIGILRNRIDQASLDYSYARKRYDKAESEYVAAKLDLQHKTEIKEHLTEHLCTIIQQNELRKARKLEELMQQLEVEADEENLELEIEVERMLQQQEVEAGRQAKQSHSHAGTAKENPTPSVMAWESEHANRAVTSAISEQSVQSENSCTKSLSNMDSQTQAVNMTPGNSPACSDT, from the exons ATGGCCGAGGCCTGGGCCGGCTTCTCGCAGGAGGAGCTGCGGCGCCTGCGAGGCCAGCGCCCAG ATTTGTATGAACCCTCGAAGCAGCAGCATCACCCCCACACTGTGAATAAGAGTCGGAAGcaaacacaaagagaaaaagcctTCCAGCAGCAATGTCAGAAGCTGGGACTGCAGGGTGGAGCAGCCTCTGTTCCTCCTGAGCAGTTGCTTTCTGCACCAGAACACAAGCCTGGTCATCCTAAGCAGCCTGTGCCACCATCTCATCCTCCTTCAGCAGGAGATCAAAGGCAAAGTGACAACCGAGACCAGCAGAAGGAAGTGACTCCAGTAGATCCTTGTAATGGCAGTGACAATGCGCAGACCCACCCTGCAAAGACGAACTCCaaagtggagaaaaagaaagtggcATTGTTAGTAAGTCG GCAGGAGAAATCACGATGGGAAATACTCCAGCAAGAGCAGCGGCTGATAGAAGAGAAGAATAAACGCAAAAAGGCACTCCTGGCCAAAGCTATTGCTGAGAG ATCCAAAAGAACTCAAGCTGAAACAGTGAAACTGAAAAGGATTCAGAAGGAGTTACAAGCTCTGGATGACATGGTATCTGCTGACATTGGCATCCTGCGGAACCGCATTGATCAGGCCAGCTTGGACTACTCCTATGCTCG GAAGAGGTATGATAAGGCTGAGTCGGAGTACGTGGCAGCCAAGCTGGACCTCCAACACAAGACTGAGATTAAGGAGCACCTCACTGAGCACCTGTGCACGATCATACAGCAGAACGAACTTCGCAAGGCCAGGAAGCTGGAGGAATTAATGCAGCAGCTGGAAGTGGAGGCAGATGAGGAAAATCTGGAACTTGAGATTGAGGTGGAGcggatgctgcagcagcaggaggtagAAGCAGGGAGACAAGCCAAACAGTCACACAGTCATGCTGGGACAGCTAAGGAAAACCCCACTCCCAGTGTTATGGCGTGGGAGAGTGAGCATGCTAACCGTGCTGTCACTTCTGCTATTTCTGAACAGTCAGTTCAATCTGAAAACTCTTGTACCAAATCCCTCTCCAATATGGACAGCCAAACTCAAGCAGTAAATATGACTCCAGGAAACTCCCCAGCTTGTTCTGATACATGA
- the GORAB gene encoding RAB6-interacting golgin isoform X6: protein MAEAWAGFSQEELRRLRGQRPDLYEPSKQQHHPHTVNKSRKQTQREKAFQQQCQKLGLQGGAASVPPEQLLSAPEHKPGHPKQPVPPSHPPSAGDQRQSDNRDQQKEVTPVDPCNGSDNAQTHPAKTNSKVEKKKVALLVSRQEKSRWEILQQEQRLIEEKNKRKKALLAKAIAERSKRTQAETVKLKRIQKELQALDDMVSADIGILRNRIDQASLDYSYARNAWRP from the exons ATGGCCGAGGCCTGGGCCGGCTTCTCGCAGGAGGAGCTGCGGCGCCTGCGAGGCCAGCGCCCAG ATTTGTATGAACCCTCGAAGCAGCAGCATCACCCCCACACTGTGAATAAGAGTCGGAAGcaaacacaaagagaaaaagcctTCCAGCAGCAATGTCAGAAGCTGGGACTGCAGGGTGGAGCAGCCTCTGTTCCTCCTGAGCAGTTGCTTTCTGCACCAGAACACAAGCCTGGTCATCCTAAGCAGCCTGTGCCACCATCTCATCCTCCTTCAGCAGGAGATCAAAGGCAAAGTGACAACCGAGACCAGCAGAAGGAAGTGACTCCAGTAGATCCTTGTAATGGCAGTGACAATGCGCAGACCCACCCTGCAAAGACGAACTCCaaagtggagaaaaagaaagtggcATTGTTAGTAAGTCG GCAGGAGAAATCACGATGGGAAATACTCCAGCAAGAGCAGCGGCTGATAGAAGAGAAGAATAAACGCAAAAAGGCACTCCTGGCCAAAGCTATTGCTGAGAG ATCCAAAAGAACTCAAGCTGAAACAGTGAAACTGAAAAGGATTCAGAAGGAGTTACAAGCTCTGGATGACATGGTATCTGCTGACATTGGCATCCTGCGGAACCGCATTGATCAGGCCAGCTTGGACTACTCCTATGCTCG
- the GORAB gene encoding RAB6-interacting golgin isoform X5 — translation MAEAWAGFSQEELRRLRGQRPDLYEPSKQQHHPHTVNKSRKQTQREKAFQQQCQKLGLQGGAASVPPEQLLSAPEHKPGHPKQPVPPSHPPSAGDQRQSDNRDQQKEVTPVDPCNGSDNAQTHPAKTNSKVEKKKVALQEKSRWEILQQEQRLIEEKNKRKKALLAKAIAERSKRTQAETVKLKRIQKELQALDDMVSADIGILRNRIDQASLDYSYARCPQLLLKRI, via the exons ATGGCCGAGGCCTGGGCCGGCTTCTCGCAGGAGGAGCTGCGGCGCCTGCGAGGCCAGCGCCCAG ATTTGTATGAACCCTCGAAGCAGCAGCATCACCCCCACACTGTGAATAAGAGTCGGAAGcaaacacaaagagaaaaagcctTCCAGCAGCAATGTCAGAAGCTGGGACTGCAGGGTGGAGCAGCCTCTGTTCCTCCTGAGCAGTTGCTTTCTGCACCAGAACACAAGCCTGGTCATCCTAAGCAGCCTGTGCCACCATCTCATCCTCCTTCAGCAGGAGATCAAAGGCAAAGTGACAACCGAGACCAGCAGAAGGAAGTGACTCCAGTAGATCCTTGTAATGGCAGTGACAATGCGCAGACCCACCCTGCAAAGACGAACTCCaaagtggagaaaaagaaagtggcATT GCAGGAGAAATCACGATGGGAAATACTCCAGCAAGAGCAGCGGCTGATAGAAGAGAAGAATAAACGCAAAAAGGCACTCCTGGCCAAAGCTATTGCTGAGAG ATCCAAAAGAACTCAAGCTGAAACAGTGAAACTGAAAAGGATTCAGAAGGAGTTACAAGCTCTGGATGACATGGTATCTGCTGACATTGGCATCCTGCGGAACCGCATTGATCAGGCCAGCTTGGACTACTCCTATGCTCG ctgcccccAGTTGCTCCTCAAGAGAATCTAA
- the GORAB gene encoding RAB6-interacting golgin isoform X2, with amino-acid sequence MAEAWAGFSQEELRRLRGQRPDLYEPSKQQHHPHTVNKSRKQTQREKAFQQQCQKLGLQGGAASVPPEQLLSAPEHKPGHPKQPVPPSHPPSAGDQRQSDNRDQQKEVTPVDPCNGSDNAQTHPAKTNSKVEKKKVALQEKSRWEILQQEQRLIEEKNKRKKALLAKAIAERSKRTQAETVKLKRIQKELQALDDMVSADIGILRNRIDQASLDYSYARKRYDKAESEYVAAKLDLQHKTEIKEHLTEHLCTIIQQNELRKARKLEELMQQLEVEADEENLELEIEVERMLQQQEVEAGRQAKQSHSHAGTAKENPTPSVMAWESEHANRAVTSAISEQSVQSENSCTKSLSNMDSQTQAVNMTPGNSPACSDT; translated from the exons ATGGCCGAGGCCTGGGCCGGCTTCTCGCAGGAGGAGCTGCGGCGCCTGCGAGGCCAGCGCCCAG ATTTGTATGAACCCTCGAAGCAGCAGCATCACCCCCACACTGTGAATAAGAGTCGGAAGcaaacacaaagagaaaaagcctTCCAGCAGCAATGTCAGAAGCTGGGACTGCAGGGTGGAGCAGCCTCTGTTCCTCCTGAGCAGTTGCTTTCTGCACCAGAACACAAGCCTGGTCATCCTAAGCAGCCTGTGCCACCATCTCATCCTCCTTCAGCAGGAGATCAAAGGCAAAGTGACAACCGAGACCAGCAGAAGGAAGTGACTCCAGTAGATCCTTGTAATGGCAGTGACAATGCGCAGACCCACCCTGCAAAGACGAACTCCaaagtggagaaaaagaaagtggcATT GCAGGAGAAATCACGATGGGAAATACTCCAGCAAGAGCAGCGGCTGATAGAAGAGAAGAATAAACGCAAAAAGGCACTCCTGGCCAAAGCTATTGCTGAGAG ATCCAAAAGAACTCAAGCTGAAACAGTGAAACTGAAAAGGATTCAGAAGGAGTTACAAGCTCTGGATGACATGGTATCTGCTGACATTGGCATCCTGCGGAACCGCATTGATCAGGCCAGCTTGGACTACTCCTATGCTCG GAAGAGGTATGATAAGGCTGAGTCGGAGTACGTGGCAGCCAAGCTGGACCTCCAACACAAGACTGAGATTAAGGAGCACCTCACTGAGCACCTGTGCACGATCATACAGCAGAACGAACTTCGCAAGGCCAGGAAGCTGGAGGAATTAATGCAGCAGCTGGAAGTGGAGGCAGATGAGGAAAATCTGGAACTTGAGATTGAGGTGGAGcggatgctgcagcagcaggaggtagAAGCAGGGAGACAAGCCAAACAGTCACACAGTCATGCTGGGACAGCTAAGGAAAACCCCACTCCCAGTGTTATGGCGTGGGAGAGTGAGCATGCTAACCGTGCTGTCACTTCTGCTATTTCTGAACAGTCAGTTCAATCTGAAAACTCTTGTACCAAATCCCTCTCCAATATGGACAGCCAAACTCAAGCAGTAAATATGACTCCAGGAAACTCCCCAGCTTGTTCTGATACATGA
- the GORAB gene encoding RAB6-interacting golgin isoform X3, with protein sequence MAEAWAGFSQEELRRLRGQRPDLYEPSKQQHHPHTVNKSRKQTQREKAFQQQCQKLGLQGGAASVPPEQLLSAPEHKPGHPKQPVPPSHPPSAGDQRQSDNRDQQKEVTPVDPCNGSDNAQTHPAKTNSKVEKKKEKSRWEILQQEQRLIEEKNKRKKALLAKAIAERSKRTQAETVKLKRIQKELQALDDMVSADIGILRNRIDQASLDYSYARKRYDKAESEYVAAKLDLQHKTEIKEHLTEHLCTIIQQNELRKARKLEELMQQLEVEADEENLELEIEVERMLQQQEVEAGRQAKQSHSHAGTAKENPTPSVMAWESEHANRAVTSAISEQSVQSENSCTKSLSNMDSQTQAVNMTPGNSPACSDT encoded by the exons ATGGCCGAGGCCTGGGCCGGCTTCTCGCAGGAGGAGCTGCGGCGCCTGCGAGGCCAGCGCCCAG ATTTGTATGAACCCTCGAAGCAGCAGCATCACCCCCACACTGTGAATAAGAGTCGGAAGcaaacacaaagagaaaaagcctTCCAGCAGCAATGTCAGAAGCTGGGACTGCAGGGTGGAGCAGCCTCTGTTCCTCCTGAGCAGTTGCTTTCTGCACCAGAACACAAGCCTGGTCATCCTAAGCAGCCTGTGCCACCATCTCATCCTCCTTCAGCAGGAGATCAAAGGCAAAGTGACAACCGAGACCAGCAGAAGGAAGTGACTCCAGTAGATCCTTGTAATGGCAGTGACAATGCGCAGACCCACCCTGCAAAGACGAACTCCaaagtggagaaaaagaaa GAGAAATCACGATGGGAAATACTCCAGCAAGAGCAGCGGCTGATAGAAGAGAAGAATAAACGCAAAAAGGCACTCCTGGCCAAAGCTATTGCTGAGAG ATCCAAAAGAACTCAAGCTGAAACAGTGAAACTGAAAAGGATTCAGAAGGAGTTACAAGCTCTGGATGACATGGTATCTGCTGACATTGGCATCCTGCGGAACCGCATTGATCAGGCCAGCTTGGACTACTCCTATGCTCG GAAGAGGTATGATAAGGCTGAGTCGGAGTACGTGGCAGCCAAGCTGGACCTCCAACACAAGACTGAGATTAAGGAGCACCTCACTGAGCACCTGTGCACGATCATACAGCAGAACGAACTTCGCAAGGCCAGGAAGCTGGAGGAATTAATGCAGCAGCTGGAAGTGGAGGCAGATGAGGAAAATCTGGAACTTGAGATTGAGGTGGAGcggatgctgcagcagcaggaggtagAAGCAGGGAGACAAGCCAAACAGTCACACAGTCATGCTGGGACAGCTAAGGAAAACCCCACTCCCAGTGTTATGGCGTGGGAGAGTGAGCATGCTAACCGTGCTGTCACTTCTGCTATTTCTGAACAGTCAGTTCAATCTGAAAACTCTTGTACCAAATCCCTCTCCAATATGGACAGCCAAACTCAAGCAGTAAATATGACTCCAGGAAACTCCCCAGCTTGTTCTGATACATGA